The Mastomys coucha isolate ucsf_1 unplaced genomic scaffold, UCSF_Mcou_1 pScaffold13, whole genome shotgun sequence genome has a window encoding:
- the Apc gene encoding adenomatous polyposis coli protein isoform X2, whose product MAAASYDQLLKQVEALKMENSNLRQELEDNSNHLTKLETEASNMKEVLKQLQGSIEDETMTSGQIDLLERLKEFNLDSNFPGVKLRSKMSLRSYGSREGSVSSRSGECSPVPMGSFPRRAFVNGSRERTGYLEELEKERSLLLADLDKEEKEKDWYYAQLQNLTKRIDSLPLTENFSLQTDMTRRQLEYEARQIRAAMEEQLGTCQDMEKRAQRRIARIQQIEKDILRVRQLLQSQAAEAERSSQSKHDAASHEAERQHEGQGVAESNMATSDSGQSSAARVDHETASVLSSSGTHSAPRRLTSHLGTKVEMVYSLLSMLGTHDKDDMSRTLLAMSSSQDSCISMRQSGCLPLLIQLLHGNDKDSVLLGNSRGSKEARARASAALHNIIHSQPDDKRGRREIRVLHLLEQIRAYCETCWEWQEAHEQGMDQDKNPMPAPVEHQICPAVCVLMKLSFDEEHRHAMNELGRKATRGISSQELGQGLSGGLQAIAELLQVDCEMYGLTNDHYSVTLRRYAGMALTNLTFGDVANKATLCSMKGCMRALVAQLKSESEDLQQVIASVLRNLSWRADVNSKKTLREVGSVKALMECALEVKKESTLKSVLSALWNLSAHCTENKADICAVDGALAFLVGTLTYRSQTNTLAIIESGGGILRNVSSLIATNEDHRQILRENNCLQTLLQHLKSHSLTIVSNACGTLWNLSARNPKDQEALWDMGAVSMLKNLIHSKHKMIAMGSAAALRNLMANRPAKYKDANIMSPGSSLPSLHVRKQKALEAELDAQHLSETFDNIDNLSPKASHRSKQRHKPNLYGDYVFDTNRHDDNRSDNFNTGNMTVLSPYLNTTVLPSSSSSRGSLDSSRSEKDRSLERERGIGLSAYHPATENPGTSSKRGLQITTTAAQIAKVMEEVSAIHTSQDDRSSASTTEFHCVADDRSTARRSSASHTHSNTYNFTKSENSNRTCSMPYAKVEYKRSSNDSLNSVTSSDGYGKRGQMKPSVESYSEDDESKFCSYGQYPADLAHKIHSANHMDDNDGELDTPINYSLKYSDEQLNSGRQSPSQNERWARPKHVIEDEIKQNEQRQSRSQNTNYPVYSENTDDKHLKFQTHFGQQECVSPFRSRGTSGSETNRMGSSHAINQNVNQSLCQEDDYEDDKPTNYSERYSEEEQHEEEEERPTNYSIKYNEEKHHVDQPIDYSLKYATDISSSQKPSFSFSKNSSAQSTKTEHASPSSEHASAPSSSAKRQDQLLPRSAQRNSQTQKGTTCKVPSINQETIQTYCVEDTPICFSRCSSLSSLSSAEDEIGCDQTTQEADSANTLQIAEIKENDVTRSTEDPATEVPSVSQNARTKPSRLQASGLSSESTRHKGVEFSSGAKSPSKSGAQTPKSPPEHYVQETPLVFSRCTSVSSLDSFESRSIASSVQSEPCSGMVSGIISPSDLPDSPGQTMPPSRNKTPPPPPQTVQTKREAPKSKAPAAEKRESGPKQTAVNAAVQRVQVPPDADTLLHFATESTPDGFSCSSSLSALSLDEPFIQKDVELRIMPPVQENDNGNETEAEQPEESNEEQDKEVEKPDSEKDLLDDSDDDDIEILEECIISAMPTKSSRKAKKLAQTASKLPPPVARKPSQLPVYKLLPSQNRLQAQKHVSFTPGDDVPRVYCVEGTPINFSTATSLSDLTIESPPNELAAGDGVRAGVQSGEFEKRDTIPTEGRSTEEAQRGKVSSIVIPDLDDNKAEEGDILAECINSAMPKGKSHKPFRVKKIMDQVQQASVTSSGTNKNQIDTKKKKPTSPVKPMPQSTEYRTHVRRNTDSKVNVNTEETFSDNKDSKKQSLKNNPKDFNDKLPNNEDRVRGSFTFDSPHHYTPIEGTPYCFSRNDSLSSLDFDDDDVDLSREKAELRKGKESKDSEAKVSCHTEPNSSQQSASKSQASIKHPVNRGQSKPVLQKQPAFPQSSKDVPDRGAAADEKLQNFAIENTPVCFSRNSSLSSLSDIDQENNNNKENEPIKEAEPTNSQGEPSKPQASGYAPKSFHVEDTPVCFSRNSSLSSLSIDSEDDLLQECISSAMPKKKRPSRLKGESEKQSPRKVGGILAEDLTLDLKDIQRPDSEHGLSPDSENFDWKAIQEGANSIVSSLHQAAAAAACLSRQASSDSDSILSLKSGISLGSPFHLTPDQEEKPFTSNKGPRILKPGEKSTLEAKKIESENKGIKGGKKVYKSLITGKIRSNSEISSQMKQPLQTNMPSISRGRTMIHIPGVRNSSSSTSPVSKKGPPLKPPASKSPSEGPVASTSPRGTKPAVKSELSPITRQTSQISGSNKGSSRSGSRDSTPSRPTQQPLSRPMQSPGRNSISPGRNGISPPNKLSQLPRTSSPSTASTKSSGSGKMSYTSPGRQLSQHNLTKQGGLSKNASSIPRSESASKGLNQMNNGNGSNKKVELSRMSSTKSSGSESDRSERPALVRQSTFIKEAPSPTLRRKLEESASFESLSPSSRPDSPTRSQAQTPVLSPSLPDMSLSTHPSVQAGGWRKLPPNLSPTIEYNDGRPAKRHDIARSHSESPSRLPINRAGTWKREHSKHSSSLPRVSTWRRTGSSSSILSASSESSEKAKSEDEKHVNSMPGPRQMKENQVPTKGTWRKIKESEISPTSMVSQTTSSGAASGAESKTLIYQMAPAVSKTEDVWVRIEDCPINNPRSGRSPTGNTPPVIDSVSEKGNPSIKDSKDTQGKQSVGNGSPVQTVGLETRLNSFIQVEAPEQKGTEAKPGQSNPVPIAETGETCIAERTPFSSSSSSKHSSPSGTVAARVTPFNYNPSPRKSSADSTSARPSQIPTPVSNNTKKRDSKTDSTESSGAQSPKRHSGSYLVTSV is encoded by the exons TTTTCCTTACAGACAGACATGACAAGACGGCAGCTAGAATATGAAGCGAGGCAAATCAGGGCTGCAATGGAGGAGCAGCTTGGCACCTGCCAGGACATGGAGAAGCGCGCACAG CGAAGAATAGCCAGGATTCAGCAAATAGAGAAGGACATACTTCGTGTACGGCAGCTTTTACAGTCCCAAGCAGCTGAAGCGGAG AGGTCATCTCAGAGCAAGCATGATGCTGCCTCCCATGAAGCTGAACGGCAGCATGAAGGTCAAGGAGTGGCAGAAAGCAACATGGCAACTTCTGATAGTGGTCAG AGTTCAGCTGCACGTGTGGATCACGAAACAGCCAGTGTTTTGAGTTCTAGTGGCACACACTCTGCTCCTCGAAGGCTGACGAGTCATCTGGGGACGAAG GTGGAAATGGTGTATTCATTGTTGTCAATGCTTGGTACTCATGATAAGGACGATATGTCACGAACTTTGCTAGCTATGTCTAGCTCCCAAGACAGCTGTATATCCATGCGACAGTCTGGATGTCTTCCTCTCCTCATCCAGCTTTTACATGGCAATGACAAAGACTCTGTACTGTTGGGAAATTCCCGGGGCAGTAAAGAGGCTCGGGCCAGGGCCAGTGCAGCACTCCACAACATCATTCACTCACAGCCTGATGACAAGAGAGGCAGGCGTGAAATCCGAGTCCTTCATCTTTTGGAACAGATACGAGCTTACTGTGAAACCTGTTGGGAGTGGCAGGAAGCCCATGAACAAGGCATGGACCAGGACAAAAATCCAA TGCCAGCTCCAGTTGAGCATCAGATATGTCCTGCCGTGTGTGTCCTAATGAAGCTTTCATTTGATGAAGAGCACAGGCATGCAATGAATGAACTTG gtAGGAAGGCTACCCGGGGCATTTCATCACAGGAGCTAGGTCAGGGGCTTTCAG GGGGACTGCAGGCCATTGCAGAGTTACTGCAGGTGGACTGTGAGATGTATGGGCTTACTAATGACCACTACAGTGTTACTTTAAGACGGTATGCTGGAATGGCTTTGACAAACTTGACCTTTGGAGACGTTGCCAACAAG GCTACGCTGTGTTCTATGAAGGGCTGCATGAGAGCACTTGTGGCCCAGTTAAAATCCGAAAGTGAAGACTTACAGCAG GTTATTGCAAGTGTTTTGAGGAATTTGTCTTGGCGAGCAGATGTAAATAGCAAAAAGACATTGAGAGAAGTTGGAAGTGTGAAAGCATTGATGGAATGTGCTTTGGAAGTTAAAAAG GAATCAACCCTCAAAAGCGTCTTGAGTGCCTTATGGAACCTGTCTGCACACTGCACTGAGAATAAGGCTGACATATGTGCTGTGGACGGAGCACTGGCTTTTCTGGTTGGCACCCTCACTTACCGAAGCCAGACAAATACTTTAGCCATTATTGAAAGTGGAGGTGGGATATTACGGAATGTGTCCAGCTTGATAGCTACAAATGAAGACCACAG gcAAATCCTAAGAGAGAACAATTGCCTACAAACTTTATTGCAGCACTTGAAATCTCACAGCTTGACAATAGTCAGTAATGCATGTGGAACTTTGTGGAATCTCTCAGCAAGAAATCCTAAAGACCAGGAAGCCTTGTGGGACATGGGGGCAGTGAGCATGCTCAAGAACCTCATTCATTCCAAGCACAAAATGATTGCTATGGGAAGTGCAGCAGCTTTAAGGAATCTCATGGCAAATAGACCTGCAAAGTATAAGGATGCCAATATTATGTCTCCTGGTTCAAGTTTGCCATCCCTTCACGTTAGGAAACAGAAAGCTCTAGAAGCAGAATTAGATGCTCAGCATTTATCAGAAACCTTTGACAACATTGACAACTTAAGTCCCAAGGCATCTCATCGTAGTAAGCAGAGACACAAGCCGAATCTTTATGGTGACTATGTTTTTGACACCAATCGACATGATGATAATAGGTCAGACAATTTTAATACTGGAAACATGACTGTTCTTTCACCATATTTAAATACTACGGTATTGCCCAGCTCTTCTTCCTCAAGGGGAAGTTTAGACAGTTCTCGTTCTGAGAAAGACAGAAGTTTGGAGAGAGAACGAGGTATTGGCCTCAGTGCTTACCATCCAGCAACAGAAAATCCAGGAACCTCTTCAAAACGAGGCTTGCAGATCACTACCACTGCAGCCCAGATAGCCAAAGTCATGGAAGAAGTATCAGCCATTCATACCTCCCAGGACGACAGAAGTTCTGCTTCTACCACCGAGTTCCATTGTGTGGCAGACGACAGGAGTACAGCACGAAGAAGCTCTGCCTcccacacacattcaaacacatacaaCTTCACTAAGTCAGAAAATTCAAATAGGACATGCTCTATGCCTTATGCCAAAGTGGAATATAAAAGATCTTCAAATGATAGCTTAAATAGTGTCACTAGTAGTGATGGATATGGTAAAAGAGGCCAGATGAAGCCCTCAGTTGAATCCTATTCTGAAGACGATGAAAGTAAGTTTTGTAGTTATGGTCAGTATCCAGCTGACCTAGCCCATAAGATACACAGTGCAAATCACATGGATGATAATGATGGAGAACTGGATACACCAATAAATTACAGTCTTAAATATTCAGATGAGCAGTTGAACTCAGGAAGGCAGAGTCCCTCACAGAATGAACGGTGGGCAAGACCCAAGCATGTGATAGaagatgaaataaagcaaaatgagCAAAGACAATCAAGAAGCCAGAACACCAATTATCCTGTCTATTCTGAGAATACTGATGACAAACACCTCAAATTCCAAACACATTTTGGACAACAAGAGTGTGTTTCCCCATTTAGGTCTAGGGGAACCAGTGGTTCTGAAACAAATCGTATGGGTTCTAGTCATGCAATTAATCAAAATGTAAATCAGTCTTTGTGTCAGGAAGATGATTATGAAGATGATAAACCTACCAACTACAGTGAACGTTATTCTGAGGAAGAAcaacatgaagaagaagaagagagaccaACAAATTATAgcataaaatataatgaagagAAACATCATGTGGATCAGCCTATTGATTATAGTTTAAAATATGCCACTGACATTTCTTCCTCACAGAAACCATCATTTTCATTCTCAAAGAACTCATCAGCACAAAGCACTAAAACTGAACATGCCTCTCCAAGCAGTGAGCATGCATCTGCACCTTCATCTAGTGCCAAAAGGCAGGATCAGCTGCTTCCAAGGTCAGCACAGAGAAACAGTCAAACTCAAAAAGGGACTACTTGCAAAGTCCCCTCCATCAACCAAGAAACAATACAGACTTACTGTGTAGAAGACACTCCGATATGTTTCTCAAGGTGCAGTTCATTATCATCGCTGTCATCAGCTGAAGATGAAATAGGATGTGATCAGACAACACAGGAAGCAGATTCTGCTAATACTCTGCAGATAGCTGAAATAAAAGAGAATGATGTAACTCGGTCAACTGAAGATCCTGCGACTGAAGTTCCTTCAGTGTCCCAGAATGCTAGAACCAAACCCAGCAGACTGCAGGCTTCTGGCTTATCTTCAGAATCAACCAGGCATAAAGGTGTTGAGTTTTCTTCGGGAGCCAAATCTCCCTCCAAAAGTGGTGCTCAGACACCCAAAAGTCCCCCAGAACACTATGTCCAGGAGACTCCACTTGTATTCAGCAGGTGTACTTCTGTCAGCTCACTTGACAGTTTTGAGAGTCGCTCCATTGCCAGCTCTGTTCAGAGTGAGCCATGTAGTGGAATGGTGAGTGGCATTATAAGCCCCAGTGACCTTCCAGATAGCCCTGGGCAGACCATGCCACCAAGCAGAAACAAaacccctccacctcctccacagACAGTGCAGACCAAGAGAGAGGCACCAAAAAGCAAAGCACCTGCtgctgagaagagagagagtgggccTAAGCAGACGGCCGTAAACGCTGCTGTGCAGAGGGTGCAGGTCCCTCCAGACGCCGATACTCTGCTACACTTCGCCACAGAAAGTACTCCAGACGGCTTTTCTTGTTCCTCCAGCCTAAGTGCTCTGAGCCTGGATGAGCCATTTATACAGAAGGATGTGGAATTAAGAATAATGCCTCCAGTTCAGGAAAATGACAATGGGAATGAGACGGAAGCAGAACAGCCTGAAGAATCAAATGAAGAACAGGATAAAGAGGTAGAAAAGCCTGACTCTGAAAAAGACTTATTAGATGattctgatgatgatgatattgaaATATTAGAAGAATGTATTATTTCAGCCATGCCAACCAAGTCATCACGCAAAGCCAAAAAGCTAGCCCAGACTGCTTCAAAATTACCTCCACCTGTGGCAAGGAAACCAAGTCAGCTGCCTGTGTATAAACTTCTGCCGTCACAGAACAGGCTGCAGGCACAAAAACATGTTAGCTTTACACCAGGGGATGATGTGCCCCGAGTGTACTGTGTAGAAGGAACACCTATAAACTTTTCTACGGCAACATCTCTAAGTGATCTGACAATAGAATCCCCTCCAAATGAGTTGGCAGCTGGAGATGGGGTTAGAGCAGGTGTGCAGTCAGGTGAATTTGAAAAACGAGATACCATTCCTACAGAAGGCAGAAGTACAGAGGAGGCTCAGAGAGGAAAAGTCTCATCTATAGTTATACCAGACCTGGATGACaacaaagcagaggaaggagataTTCTTGCAGAATGTATCAATTCTGCTATGCCCAAAGGAAAAAGCCACAAGCCTTTCCGAGTGAAAAAGATAATGGACCAAGTCCAACAAGCATCCGTGACTTCATCTGGAACTAACAAAAACCAAATAGACACTAAGAAAAAGAAGCCTACTTCACCAGTAAAGCCCATGCCACAAAGTACTGAATACAGAACGCATGTGAGAAGGAATACAGACTCAAAAGTTAACGTAAACACTGAAGAAACTTTCTCAGACAACAAAGACTCAAAGAAACAGAGCTTAAAAAACAATCCCAAGGACTTCAACGATAAGCTACCAAACAATGAAGACAGAGTCCGGGGAAGCTTCACTTTTGACTCACCGCATCATTACACCCCTATTGAAGGAACTCCTTACTGCTTTTCACGGAATGATTCTTTGAGTTCTCTAGATTTTGATGATGACGATGTTGACCTTTCCAGGGAAAAGGCTGAGTTAAGAAAGGGCAAAGAAAGTAAGGATTCTGAAGCCAAAGTTTCCTGCCACACAGAGCCAAACTCAAGCCAGCAGTCAGCCAGTAAGTCACAGGCTAGTATAAAACATCCAGTAAACAGAGGCCAGTCCAAACCAGTGCTGCAGAAGCAACCCGCTTTCCCCCAGTCCTCCAAAGACGTACCAGACAGGGGGGCGGCAGCAGACGAAAAACTGCAGAATTTTGCTATTGAAAATACTCCAGTTTGCTTTTCTCGAAATTCTTCTCTGAGTTCCCTTAGTGACATTGaccaagaaaacaacaataacaaagaaaatgaaccaaTCAAAGAAGCTGAACCTACCAACTCACAAGGAGAACCAAGTAAGCCTCAGGCATCTGGGTATGCGCCCAAGTCATTTCATGTTGAAGACACCCCTGTCTGTTTCTCAAGAAACAGCTCTCTCAGTTCTCTTAGCATTGACTCTGAGGACGATCTGTTGCAGGAGTGTATAAGTTCTGCCAtgccaaaaaagaaaaggccttCAAGACTCAAGGGTGAGAGTGAAAAGCAGAGTCCTAGAAAAGTGGGTGGCATATTAGCTGAAGATCTGACACTTGATTTGAAAGATATACAGAGGCCAGATTCAGAACATGGTTTATCCCCCGATTCAGAAAATTTTGACTGGAAAGCTATTCAGGAAGGTGCAAACTCCATAGTAAGTAGTTTGCACcaagctgctgctgccgctgcatGTTTATCTAGACAAGCGTCATCTGATTCAGATTCCATTCTGTCACTGAAGTCTGGCATTTCCCTGGGATCTCCTTTTCATCTTACACCTGATCAAGAGGAAAAGCCATTCACAAGTAATAAAGGCCCAAGAATTCTCAAACCTGGAGAGAAAAGCACATTAGAAGCAAAAAAAATTGAATCTGAAAACAAAGGAATCAAAGGTGGGAAAAAGGTTTATAAAAGCTTGATTACGGGAAAGATTCGATCTAACTCAGAAATTTCCAGCCAAATGAAACAACCCCTTCAGACAAACATGCCTTCAATCTCAAGAGGCAGGACAATGATTCACATACCAGGGGTTCGGAATAGCTCCTCAAGTACAAGTCCTGTCTCTAAAAAAGGCCCACCCCTCAAGCCTCCAGCCTCTAAGAGCCCCAGTGAAGGTCCAGTAGCTTCCACGTCTCCTCGTGGAACTAAGCCAGCAGTGAAGTCAGAGCTGAGCCCTATTACCAGGCAAACTTCCCAGATTAGTGGGTCAAATAAGGGGTCTTCTAGATCAGGATCTAGAGACTCCACTCCCTCAAGACCTACACAGCAACCATTAAGTAGGCCAATGCAGTCTCCAGGGCGAAACTCAATTTCTCCTGGTAGAAATGGAATAAGCCCTCCTAACAAACTGTCTcagctgcccagaacatcatctCCCAGTACTGCTTCAACTAAGTCCTCGGGTTCTGGGAAAATGTCGTACACGTCCCCAGGCAGGCAGCTGAGCCAACACAATCTTACCAAACAAGGAGGTTTATCCAAGAATGCCAGCAGTATCCCCAGAAGTGAGTCAGCATCTAAAGGACTGAACCAGATGAATAACGGCAATGGGTCAAATAAAAAGGTAGAACTTTCTAGAATGTCTTCAACTAAATCAAGTGGAAGTGAATCGGACAGGTCAGAAAGACCTGCATTAGTACGCCAGTCTACTTTCATCAAAGAAGCCCCAAGCCCAACCCTGAGGAGGAAACTGGAGGAGTCTGCCTCATTTGaatccctttctccatcttctagACCAGACTCTCCCACCAGGTCCCAGGCACAGACCCCAGTTTTAAGCCCTTCCCTTCCTGACATGTCTCTGTCCACACATCCATCTGTCCAGGCAGGTGGTTGGCGAAAGCTCCCACCTAATCTCAGCCCCACTATAGAGTATAATGATGGAAGACCCGCCAAACGGCACGATATTGCACGCTCCCATTCTGAAAGTCCGTCCAGACTACCAATCAAccgggcaggaacctggaaacgTGAGCACAGCAAACATTCCTCATCCCTTCCTCGAGTGAGCACTTGGAGAAGAACTGGAAGCTCATCTTctattctttctgcctcatcaGAGTCCAGTGAAAAAGCAAAAAGTGAGGATGAAAAGCATGTGAACTCCATGCCAGGACCcagacaaatgaaagaaaaccagGTACCCACAAAAGGAACATGgaggaaaataaaggaaagtgAAATTTCTCCCACGAGCATGGTTTCTCAGACCACTTCCTCAGGTGCTGCCAGTGGTGCTGAATCAAAGACTTTGATCTATCAAATGGCACCTGCTGTTTCTAAAACAGAGGATGTTTGGGTGAGAATTGAGGACTGCCCCATTAACAACCCTAGATCTGGAAGATCTCCCACAGGTAACACTCCCCCAGTGATTGACAGTGTTTCAGAAAAGGGAAATCCAAGCATTAAAGATTCAAAAGACACCCAAGGAAAACAAAGTGTGGGCAATGGCAGTCCTGTGCAAACTGTGGGTCTGGAAACCCGCCTGAACTCCTTTATTCAGGTAGAGGCCCCAGAACAGAAAGGAACTGAGGCAAAACCAGGacagagtaaccctgtccctATAGCAGAGACTGGTGAGACTTGTATAGCAGAGCGCACCCCTTTCAGTTCAAGTAGCTCCAGCAAACACAGTTCACCTAGTGGGACTGTTGCTGCTAGAGTGACACCTTTTAATTACAACCCTAGCCCTAGGAAAAGCAGCGCAGACAGCACCTCAGCCCGGCCATCTCAGATCCCCACGCCAGTGAGCAACAACACAAAGAAGAGAGATTCAAAGACTGACAGCACAGAATCCAGTGGAGCCCAAAGTCCTAAGCGCCATTCTGGGTCTTACCTCGTGACGTCTGTTTAA